Proteins co-encoded in one Mycobacterium mantenii genomic window:
- a CDS encoding AMP-binding protein, with protein MPLPGTSISDLLRERASLQPSDTVFTFMDYEQDWDGVAQSLTWSQLYRRTVNLARTLRDCGSTGDRAVIMAPQGLDYIVAFLGALQAGQIAVPLSVPLGGVSDERVSSVLRDASPTVILTTSAAAVTVAEYVKSQPGGPVPSVVEVDLLDLDARTGSDFGSEADPTGVAYLQYTSGSTRQPAGVMVTHRNLLANFEQIMSDLFVENGSVPPPDATIVSWLPFYHDMGLVLGVCAPILGGLRGVLTSPVSFLQRPARWMQLLAKESHAVTAAPNFAFELAARKISDEDMAGLDLGDVLAIFSGSERVHPATLRRFTERFARFNLPNKAVRPAYGLAEATVYALTRTPAQPPEIVHFDSEMLVTGTAQRCGSPTGTPLVNYGTPRSPMIRIVDPDTKIECPQGTVGEIWVRGGNIAMGYWQKPQETQRTFGDRLVAPLAGTPEGPWLRTGDSGFLSDGELFIIGRIKDLLIVYGRNHSPDDIEATVQEITRGRCAAIAVPQGNMEKLVIIIEVRNHGASGEEATDKLGVVKREVTSAISNSHGIGVADLVLVTPGSIPITTSGKVRRAACVEHYRQGQFARLNA; from the coding sequence ATGCCCCTACCCGGGACTTCCATTTCGGACCTGCTGCGCGAACGCGCCAGCCTGCAGCCCAGCGATACGGTGTTCACCTTCATGGACTACGAGCAGGACTGGGACGGGGTTGCCCAGAGCCTGACGTGGTCGCAGCTCTATCGGCGAACGGTGAACCTTGCACGGACACTTCGAGATTGCGGATCGACTGGTGACCGCGCCGTGATAATGGCACCGCAGGGGCTCGATTACATCGTGGCGTTTCTCGGCGCACTGCAGGCGGGACAGATCGCCGTTCCGCTTTCGGTTCCGCTGGGTGGCGTCAGCGATGAGCGTGTCAGTTCGGTGCTGCGCGACGCATCGCCGACGGTCATTCTCACCACGTCCGCTGCCGCAGTTACCGTTGCCGAGTACGTCAAGTCGCAACCCGGCGGGCCCGTTCCATCCGTCGTGGAGGTCGACCTGCTCGACCTTGACGCCCGGACGGGATCTGACTTCGGGAGCGAGGCTGACCCAACGGGTGTGGCGTATCTGCAGTACACGTCCGGATCGACCCGCCAGCCGGCCGGGGTCATGGTCACGCATCGGAACTTGCTGGCCAATTTCGAGCAGATCATGTCCGACTTGTTCGTGGAGAACGGAAGCGTTCCGCCGCCGGACGCGACCATTGTGTCCTGGCTGCCGTTTTATCACGACATGGGGTTGGTCCTGGGGGTGTGCGCACCGATCCTGGGCGGACTTCGCGGTGTGCTGACGAGTCCGGTGTCGTTCCTGCAGCGACCGGCCCGGTGGATGCAATTGCTGGCGAAAGAGAGTCACGCGGTTACGGCCGCGCCGAACTTCGCCTTCGAATTGGCGGCACGCAAGATATCAGACGAGGACATGGCCGGGCTGGACCTGGGCGACGTGCTCGCCATCTTCAGCGGTAGCGAACGGGTGCACCCCGCGACGCTGCGGCGGTTCACCGAGCGGTTCGCTCGATTCAATCTGCCCAACAAGGCGGTTCGGCCGGCCTATGGGCTGGCAGAGGCGACGGTGTATGCGTTGACGCGCACACCGGCGCAGCCACCCGAGATCGTGCACTTCGACTCCGAGATGCTGGTCACCGGCACCGCACAGCGCTGCGGAAGCCCAACCGGCACACCGCTGGTCAACTATGGGACGCCACGGTCACCGATGATCCGCATTGTCGATCCCGACACCAAGATCGAGTGCCCGCAGGGAACGGTCGGTGAGATCTGGGTGCGTGGTGGCAACATCGCCATGGGTTACTGGCAAAAGCCGCAGGAGACTCAACGGACCTTCGGAGACCGGCTTGTCGCTCCGTTGGCCGGCACGCCCGAAGGGCCTTGGCTGCGAACCGGCGATTCGGGCTTTTTGTCCGACGGCGAGTTGTTCATCATCGGCCGTATCAAAGATCTGTTGATCGTCTACGGGCGGAACCACTCACCCGACGACATCGAAGCGACGGTCCAGGAGATCACCCGGGGCCGCTGCGCAGCGATAGCCGTTCCGCAAGGCAACATGGAAAAGTTGGTGATCATCATCGAGGTCAGAAACCACGGCGCGTCCGGCGAAGAGGCGACGGACAAGCTCGGCGTCGTCAAGCGCGAAGTCACCTCGGCGATCTCCAACTCGCACGGCATCGGCGTCGCGGATCTGGTTCTGGTGACACCCGGTTCGATACCGATCACCACGAGTGGCAAGGTCCGGCGAGCGGCATGCGTCGAGCATTACCGGCAAGGTCAATTCGCCCGCCTGAACGCTTAG
- the pks2 gene encoding sulfolipid-1 biosynthesis phthioceranic/hydroxyphthioceranic acid synthase: protein MKRSPSTDSSPPVATTPVTPVAVIGMGCRLPADINSPERLWEALMRGDDLVTEIPPDRWDADEYYDPEPGVPGRSVSRWGAFIDDVAGFDPEFFGINEREAIATDPQHRVLLETSWEAMEHAGLTRERFADSRTGVFMGLTHGDYQLLAADAHTLERAYGFSGNSFSLASGRIAYALGIRGPALTVDTACSSGLIAIHLACRSLHEGESDLALAGGASLALDPRKFSAGSAEGMLSPTGQCHAFDVAADGFAPGEGSVVVLLKRLADAQRDGDRVLAVLRGTAANQDGHTVNIATPSETSQTAVYQAALAAAGVDARTVGMVEAHGPGTPVGDPIEYASLANVYGIDGPCALASVKTNFGHTQAASGPLGLMKAILALQHGVVPRNLHFTHLPDDLAKINTKLFVPQETTPWVTNGHHPRRAAVSSYGLSGTNVHAIVEQAPPEAAVPESVSAGPSTTKPLLFPLSSTSADELRRTAGRLADWVQAHDDLALPDLAYTLARRRAHRPVRTAVIANDRSELAEALREVADGDTPYPAAVGQDDRGPVWVFSGQGSQWAAMGADLLATEPVFAATVAQAEPVIAHESGFSVTEAISAPHVVTGQDRIQPTLFTMQVALAATMRSYGVRPGAVIGHSLGEAAAAVVAGALSLEDGLRVICRRSRLMFRVAGSGATASVELPAQQVLSELTARGINDVVVAVVASPQSTVIAGAAQTVRDLVAAWEQRDVMAREVPTDVAFHSPQVDPIMDELTGALAEISPMTPEVPFYSATLFDPREQPVCDARYWANNMRRMVRFATAVQAALEDGYRVFAELAPHPLLVRALEQTARGREMPMAALAGMRREQALPHGLRGFVADLHSAGAAVDFSVLYPSGRLVDAPLPTWTHRRLWLSGAGQDSPAHGGCTVSVHPLLGSHVHLQEEPERHVWQAEVGTAAQPWLADHRIRDVPMLPGAAYCEMALEAARTVLGDAAEVRDISFEQALLLDEQTTICASGSLSSPGVVEFTVESDQGGEQTRHAAAVLHAADDEQPPAHYVSALLAAHPGCDDGGEVRKRMDERGVHYGPAFAGLGAVHTGDGTGTVLAEVALPRQIRSQQDAYGVHPALLDACFQSVEAHPDVQALGEGALGLVLGISRLRSYASARTAHYCYTRVTKADTSGVEADIDVLDQHGQVLLSVQGLRCGTGASGSGRDEQVLAERLLTIEWRQRELPAVEYVDAGNWLLISTTATADVVATTLTDALKSHGAQCTTMCWPLQAVHTSNTEQLRDQLRDGGFAGVVILTGPKNGNPDDQAPLLGREYVEHLVRITRELPEIPGELPRLYVVTRNAQQVLAGDVANLEQAGLRGLMRVIGTEHPHLRPTQVDLDEAIDAQQLAQQLLGGSEEDETAWRNGAWYTARLYPAPLLPEERQTTMVDLEQDGMRLQIRTPGDLESMELVACDRIPPGPGEIEVAVSASSINFADVLVAFGRYPAFEGRLPQLGTDFAGVVTAVGPDVTDHKVGDHVGGLCADGCWSTFITCDASLAVTLPAGLPDEQAAAVTTAHATAYYGLHDLAHIKRGDKVLIHSGTGGVGQAAIAIARATGAEIFATAGSEERRQLLRDMGIEHVYDSRSLEFADQIRSDTDGYGVDIVLNSVTGAAQRAGIELLAFCGRFVEIGKRDIYGDTRLGLFPFRRNLAFFGLDLGLLSATDPERLRNLLNTVYRLTADGSLPIPDSTLYPLADAATAIRVISGAQHTGKLVLDVPHTGRRRVTVPPAKVRVFRDDGAYIVTGGLGGLGLFLAEKMASPGSAPGCGRIVLSSRSQPTPQALEAIERIRATGADVVVECGDISEPETAGRLVATATATGLPVRGVLHAAAVIEDATLTNITDALIERDWAAKVYGAWNLHSATAGQPLDWFCAFSSAAALVGSPGQGAYAAANSWLDAFARWRRARGLPATAIAWGAWGKIGAATALAEGMGVAIAPDEGAYAFQALLRHDRAYTGYAPIMGTPWLTAFAQHSPFAEAFRAIGQSSTGTSKLRAELSELPREEWPTRLRRLISDQVGVILRRGVDPDRPLSEYGMDSLGALELRTRIETETGIRITPADLANENTIRGMAGVLCDKLAPAEAAA, encoded by the coding sequence ATGAAGCGCTCGCCTTCGACCGATTCTTCGCCCCCGGTCGCCACCACACCCGTCACTCCCGTTGCTGTGATCGGCATGGGTTGCCGGCTACCTGCAGATATCAACTCCCCGGAGCGGTTGTGGGAAGCGTTGATGCGCGGCGATGACCTGGTTACCGAGATTCCGCCCGACCGGTGGGACGCCGATGAGTATTACGACCCCGAGCCGGGTGTGCCGGGCCGGTCGGTGTCGCGGTGGGGCGCATTCATCGACGACGTCGCAGGCTTCGATCCCGAGTTCTTCGGGATCAACGAGCGGGAGGCGATCGCGACCGATCCGCAACACCGGGTGCTGTTGGAGACCTCCTGGGAGGCCATGGAACATGCCGGCCTCACGCGGGAGCGATTCGCCGACTCGCGGACCGGCGTGTTCATGGGGTTGACGCATGGCGACTACCAATTGCTGGCCGCAGACGCGCACACCCTGGAGCGGGCGTACGGCTTTTCCGGCAACAGCTTCAGCCTGGCCTCCGGACGCATCGCCTATGCCCTCGGGATACGGGGTCCCGCCCTGACGGTAGATACCGCGTGTTCTTCCGGCCTGATTGCGATACACCTGGCCTGCCGCAGCCTGCACGAGGGAGAAAGCGACCTTGCTCTGGCCGGTGGCGCCAGCCTGGCGTTGGACCCGCGGAAATTCTCCGCGGGGTCGGCTGAGGGCATGCTGTCGCCGACCGGACAGTGCCACGCCTTCGACGTCGCGGCCGACGGGTTCGCGCCCGGCGAGGGCAGCGTCGTGGTGTTGCTCAAGCGGTTGGCGGACGCGCAACGCGACGGCGACCGAGTCCTGGCGGTGCTGCGCGGGACCGCCGCCAATCAGGACGGGCATACCGTGAACATCGCGACACCGTCGGAGACCTCCCAGACAGCGGTGTATCAGGCGGCGTTGGCCGCCGCGGGTGTGGACGCCCGCACGGTCGGCATGGTCGAGGCGCACGGCCCTGGCACGCCGGTTGGTGACCCGATCGAATACGCAAGCCTCGCCAACGTCTACGGCATCGACGGACCCTGCGCGCTGGCGTCAGTGAAGACCAATTTCGGGCATACGCAGGCGGCCTCCGGGCCGCTCGGGCTGATGAAGGCGATCCTCGCGCTGCAACACGGTGTGGTGCCGCGGAATCTGCACTTCACCCACCTGCCCGATGACCTTGCCAAGATCAATACGAAACTCTTTGTGCCGCAGGAGACCACACCGTGGGTCACCAACGGGCACCACCCACGAAGGGCGGCGGTCTCGTCGTACGGGCTGTCGGGAACCAACGTGCACGCCATCGTGGAACAAGCACCTCCCGAAGCCGCTGTGCCCGAAAGTGTCTCAGCCGGACCGTCGACCACGAAGCCACTGCTGTTCCCTCTGTCGTCCACCTCGGCCGACGAACTGCGCCGCACCGCCGGCCGGCTGGCCGACTGGGTGCAAGCACACGACGATCTGGCGTTGCCCGATCTGGCCTACACCTTGGCGCGTCGGCGCGCGCACCGCCCGGTACGCACGGCCGTCATTGCCAACGACCGGTCCGAGCTCGCGGAGGCCTTGCGCGAGGTTGCCGACGGCGACACTCCATATCCGGCCGCCGTCGGACAGGACGACCGTGGACCGGTGTGGGTGTTCTCCGGGCAGGGTTCGCAATGGGCTGCGATGGGTGCAGACCTGCTGGCGACGGAACCGGTGTTTGCCGCCACCGTCGCACAAGCCGAGCCGGTGATCGCCCACGAGTCCGGGTTCTCAGTGACCGAGGCGATCTCGGCGCCGCATGTGGTGACCGGTCAAGACCGGATCCAGCCGACGCTGTTCACCATGCAGGTAGCGCTGGCCGCCACCATGAGGTCCTACGGAGTCCGCCCGGGCGCGGTCATCGGGCATTCTCTCGGCGAGGCCGCCGCGGCTGTCGTCGCGGGCGCACTGTCGCTGGAAGACGGGCTGCGTGTTATCTGCCGCCGCTCGCGGCTGATGTTCCGCGTCGCCGGTTCCGGTGCCACGGCATCGGTAGAACTGCCTGCGCAGCAAGTGCTTTCGGAGCTGACGGCCCGCGGTATCAACGACGTCGTGGTGGCGGTGGTGGCCTCGCCGCAGTCCACGGTGATTGCCGGCGCCGCGCAGACGGTGCGCGACCTGGTCGCGGCCTGGGAACAGCGTGACGTGATGGCGCGCGAGGTCCCCACCGATGTCGCCTTTCATTCACCTCAAGTCGATCCGATCATGGACGAGCTGACCGGCGCACTAGCGGAGATCAGCCCGATGACGCCGGAAGTTCCCTTCTACTCGGCGACCCTGTTCGACCCGCGCGAGCAGCCGGTGTGCGATGCCAGATATTGGGCGAACAATATGCGCCGCATGGTGCGGTTCGCCACGGCGGTGCAGGCTGCTTTGGAGGACGGCTACCGGGTCTTTGCCGAACTGGCGCCACACCCACTACTCGTCCGCGCTCTCGAGCAGACCGCCCGCGGTCGCGAGATGCCGATGGCCGCTCTGGCCGGTATGCGCCGCGAACAAGCGCTTCCGCACGGGCTGCGTGGCTTTGTGGCGGATCTACACAGCGCGGGCGCCGCGGTCGATTTCTCCGTGCTCTATCCGAGTGGACGGCTGGTGGACGCGCCGCTGCCGACCTGGACGCACCGCCGGCTGTGGTTGAGCGGCGCCGGTCAGGACTCCCCGGCACATGGTGGTTGCACCGTTTCGGTGCATCCACTGCTGGGCTCGCACGTGCACTTGCAGGAGGAACCGGAACGCCACGTCTGGCAGGCCGAGGTCGGTACCGCCGCCCAGCCCTGGCTGGCCGATCACCGGATTCGCGACGTGCCTATGCTTCCGGGTGCCGCTTACTGCGAGATGGCGCTAGAGGCCGCGCGTACTGTGCTGGGCGACGCGGCTGAGGTTCGTGACATCAGCTTCGAGCAGGCGCTGCTGCTGGATGAGCAGACCACGATCTGCGCCTCGGGGTCGTTGTCATCGCCGGGCGTTGTCGAGTTCACCGTGGAGTCAGATCAGGGCGGCGAACAAACGCGGCACGCCGCGGCAGTCCTCCATGCCGCAGACGACGAGCAGCCGCCTGCGCACTACGTGTCCGCGCTACTTGCCGCGCATCCGGGTTGCGATGATGGCGGCGAGGTGCGCAAGCGCATGGACGAGCGCGGCGTTCACTACGGTCCGGCGTTCGCTGGACTCGGTGCCGTGCACACCGGCGACGGGACTGGCACCGTGCTGGCCGAGGTCGCGCTACCCCGTCAAATCCGTTCGCAGCAAGATGCTTACGGCGTGCACCCCGCACTCCTGGACGCCTGTTTTCAGTCCGTTGAAGCTCATCCGGACGTCCAGGCGCTGGGCGAAGGTGCGCTGGGGTTGGTGTTGGGTATCAGTCGGCTCCGCTCCTACGCTTCTGCCCGCACCGCCCACTACTGCTACACCCGGGTGACCAAAGCCGATACTTCCGGGGTCGAGGCCGACATCGACGTGCTCGATCAACACGGTCAAGTTCTGCTGAGCGTACAGGGACTGCGCTGCGGCACCGGGGCTTCCGGGAGCGGACGCGACGAACAGGTGTTGGCCGAGCGGCTGCTGACCATCGAATGGCGGCAACGGGAATTGCCCGCGGTGGAATACGTCGACGCCGGAAACTGGCTGTTGATCAGCACCACCGCCACCGCGGACGTGGTCGCGACCACGTTGACCGACGCCCTGAAAAGCCATGGCGCGCAATGCACCACCATGTGCTGGCCACTGCAGGCGGTCCACACGTCCAACACGGAGCAGCTCAGGGATCAGCTTCGTGACGGTGGATTCGCCGGTGTGGTGATCCTCACCGGACCGAAAAACGGCAACCCCGACGACCAGGCTCCGCTGTTGGGCCGTGAGTATGTGGAGCACCTGGTGCGCATCACGCGCGAATTGCCGGAGATTCCAGGCGAACTCCCGCGGCTCTACGTCGTAACGCGCAACGCCCAGCAAGTGCTGGCCGGCGACGTGGCCAATCTGGAACAGGCCGGGTTGCGAGGTTTGATGCGGGTGATCGGCACCGAGCATCCGCATTTGCGCCCCACCCAGGTCGATCTCGATGAGGCCATTGACGCCCAACAGCTGGCACAGCAACTGCTCGGCGGGTCGGAGGAGGACGAGACCGCCTGGCGAAATGGCGCCTGGTATACGGCACGGTTGTACCCGGCCCCGCTGCTCCCAGAGGAGCGGCAAACCACCATGGTGGACCTCGAGCAGGACGGGATGCGTCTGCAGATCCGTACGCCCGGTGATCTGGAATCGATGGAACTCGTTGCCTGCGACCGGATTCCGCCAGGACCCGGCGAAATCGAGGTCGCGGTCAGCGCGTCCAGCATCAACTTCGCCGACGTGCTGGTCGCCTTCGGACGCTACCCCGCCTTCGAGGGGCGCCTACCGCAACTGGGCACCGACTTCGCCGGCGTGGTGACCGCGGTCGGACCCGACGTGACCGACCACAAGGTGGGCGATCACGTCGGCGGCCTGTGCGCCGATGGTTGCTGGAGCACGTTCATCACGTGCGACGCGAGCCTGGCGGTCACCCTGCCGGCCGGCTTGCCGGACGAGCAGGCGGCCGCGGTGACCACCGCGCACGCCACCGCTTACTACGGCCTGCACGACCTGGCACACATCAAGCGCGGCGACAAGGTGCTGATCCATTCCGGAACCGGTGGGGTGGGACAGGCGGCAATCGCCATCGCCCGCGCCACCGGCGCCGAGATCTTCGCCACCGCTGGCAGCGAGGAGCGCCGACAATTGCTGCGCGACATGGGTATTGAGCATGTGTATGATTCGCGGAGTCTAGAGTTCGCCGATCAGATACGAAGTGACACCGACGGGTACGGCGTCGATATCGTGCTGAATTCGGTCACCGGCGCCGCCCAGCGTGCCGGGATCGAATTGCTGGCGTTCTGTGGACGATTCGTCGAGATCGGCAAACGCGACATCTACGGCGATACCCGGTTGGGGCTCTTCCCGTTCCGGCGCAACCTCGCGTTCTTCGGTCTCGACTTGGGATTGCTGTCCGCCACCGATCCGGAACGGCTGCGAAACTTGCTGAACACGGTGTACCGGCTCACGGCGGACGGCTCGCTGCCAATCCCGGACAGCACGCTTTACCCGCTTGCCGACGCCGCCACCGCTATCCGGGTGATCAGCGGGGCCCAGCACACCGGGAAACTCGTGCTCGATGTCCCGCACACCGGCCGCAGGCGCGTGACGGTGCCGCCGGCGAAGGTTCGGGTCTTCCGCGACGACGGCGCCTACATCGTCACCGGCGGGTTGGGCGGCCTGGGGCTGTTCCTGGCCGAGAAGATGGCTTCTCCTGGTTCGGCGCCCGGGTGTGGTCGTATCGTGCTCTCGTCGCGCTCGCAGCCAACCCCCCAGGCGCTGGAGGCGATCGAGCGCATCCGCGCGACCGGTGCCGACGTCGTGGTGGAATGCGGTGACATCTCCGAACCCGAAACCGCGGGGCGGTTGGTGGCCACAGCGACCGCCACCGGGCTTCCGGTGCGCGGCGTGCTGCATGCGGCGGCGGTGATCGAGGACGCCACCCTGACCAATATCACCGACGCGCTCATCGAGCGTGACTGGGCGGCAAAGGTTTACGGTGCGTGGAACTTGCACTCCGCCACCGCTGGCCAGCCATTGGACTGGTTCTGTGCGTTCTCGTCGGCGGCCGCGCTGGTGGGCTCGCCGGGCCAGGGCGCCTACGCCGCGGCCAACAGTTGGCTGGACGCGTTCGCCCGGTGGCGCCGGGCGCGGGGCCTGCCGGCGACCGCGATCGCCTGGGGCGCCTGGGGCAAGATCGGGGCCGCCACCGCCCTGGCCGAGGGCATGGGCGTGGCTATCGCTCCCGACGAGGGTGCTTACGCGTTCCAAGCGCTGTTACGCCACGACCGCGCCTACACCGGTTACGCACCGATCATGGGCACACCGTGGTTGACCGCCTTCGCCCAACACAGTCCCTTCGCTGAGGCGTTCCGCGCCATCGGGCAAAGCTCGACGGGCACAAGCAAACTGCGCGCCGAACTCAGTGAGCTGCCCAGGGAAGAGTGGCCCACCCGGTTGCGGCGTCTGATCTCCGACCAGGTCGGCGTGATCCTGCGTCGCGGCGTCGATCCGGACCGTCCGCTCTCGGAGTACGGCATGGACTCGTTGGGCGCTCTGGAGCTGCGGACCCGTATCGAGACGGAAACGGGAATACGCATCACACCCGCCGACCTCGCGAACGAAAACACCATTCGTGGTATGGCAGGTGTGCTGTGCGACAAGTTGGCGCCCGCGGAGGCCGCCGCCTGA
- a CDS encoding GAP family protein, which yields MVALLTALDPLRFGFILLIISRSRPAQNLFVYWIGCLITTGSYLLVPLLVLHFTPEFSHLAHDLATPRSEASASVRYFQIGLGLFALSMAALMTARSSARQRAQLPRASGGTSVMVLDRGHDAPTDRGSAIRRLPGRARDAWEGGSLWVAFAVGLISGPPPSPFLFVLTTIATSGAAIGMQVSAAIAFVVGMLAVVEIILVSYLVMPAKTQAVLRVVHDWVRPRTRLIVVAIFVVVGVMLVAKGMGTF from the coding sequence GTGGTCGCCCTGTTGACCGCGCTCGATCCCCTGCGTTTCGGCTTTATCCTGCTGATCATCTCGCGGTCACGGCCCGCGCAAAACCTGTTCGTGTACTGGATCGGTTGCCTGATAACGACCGGTTCCTATCTGCTGGTGCCGCTGCTGGTGCTGCACTTCACGCCAGAGTTTTCACATCTTGCGCATGATTTGGCCACGCCGAGATCGGAGGCGAGCGCGTCCGTCCGGTACTTCCAAATCGGCCTGGGTCTGTTCGCGCTGTCGATGGCCGCGCTGATGACGGCTCGCTCCTCGGCGCGTCAGCGAGCGCAGTTGCCCAGAGCCAGCGGCGGCACGTCGGTCATGGTGCTGGACCGCGGGCATGATGCGCCGACGGACAGAGGATCTGCAATCCGGCGGCTGCCCGGCCGCGCCCGCGATGCGTGGGAAGGCGGATCCTTGTGGGTCGCGTTCGCGGTCGGCCTCATATCGGGGCCGCCGCCCTCCCCATTTCTATTCGTGCTCACTACCATTGCGACTTCAGGAGCCGCCATCGGCATGCAGGTGAGCGCCGCCATCGCGTTCGTCGTCGGGATGCTTGCTGTTGTCGAGATCATTCTCGTCAGCTATCTGGTGATGCCGGCGAAAACCCAAGCTGTACTGCGAGTGGTGCACGACTGGGTGCGGCCCCGCACTCGGCTGATCGTGGTAGCCATCTTCGTAGTGGTTGGGGTCATGCTGGTCGCCAAGGGCATGGGCACCTTCTGA
- the solA gene encoding N-methyl-L-tryptophan oxidase: MAGTTTGYDVIVVGLGGMGSAAAYHLAARGCRVLGLERHEPAHDKGSSHGGSRIIRQAYFEDPRYVPLLLRAYELWEKLAADSQCDVYRLTGGLLIGSPDCLIVSGSLRASRQWDLPHELLDAAEITARFPNFRPGPEEVAVYDAKAGFARPELAVRAHLEIAEKAGAKLQFGEPVLHWSQTAAGVRAVTAHGAYTAGRLVICPGAWAPQVLGEFGIPIQVERQVMYWLDPVGGVSAFEDYPVFIHENYSGTHIYGFPALDGPRGGVKVAFARNGIACTPETIDRVVHEREIGEIQARVAEVLPALAGKCVRAATCMYSNSPDRHFVIGCHPQGADIIMACGFSGHGFKFVPVVGEILADLAIDGATDHPIGLFDPLRPRPA; the protein is encoded by the coding sequence ATGGCCGGCACGACAACGGGTTACGACGTCATCGTGGTCGGATTGGGCGGTATGGGGAGTGCCGCCGCCTATCATCTTGCGGCTCGGGGATGCCGGGTGCTCGGCCTGGAGCGGCATGAGCCCGCGCATGACAAGGGATCCAGCCACGGCGGGTCTCGGATCATCCGCCAGGCGTATTTCGAGGACCCCAGGTATGTTCCGCTGTTGCTACGGGCCTATGAGTTGTGGGAGAAGCTGGCTGCCGATTCTCAGTGCGACGTTTACCGACTCACCGGGGGCCTTCTCATCGGGTCCCCGGACTGCCTGATCGTTTCCGGTAGCCTGCGTGCCAGCCGCCAATGGGATCTGCCGCATGAGTTGCTCGACGCTGCCGAGATCACCGCCCGGTTCCCGAACTTCCGCCCAGGTCCGGAAGAGGTCGCGGTCTACGACGCGAAGGCTGGGTTCGCGCGACCGGAGCTGGCGGTGCGTGCGCATCTTGAAATCGCCGAAAAAGCCGGGGCAAAATTGCAATTCGGTGAGCCCGTGCTGCATTGGAGTCAGACCGCTGCGGGTGTGCGGGCCGTTACGGCTCACGGGGCGTACACCGCGGGACGGTTGGTGATCTGCCCGGGTGCCTGGGCTCCCCAGGTGCTCGGTGAGTTCGGTATTCCCATCCAGGTGGAACGTCAGGTGATGTACTGGCTAGACCCGGTTGGCGGTGTTTCCGCGTTCGAGGATTACCCCGTCTTTATTCACGAGAATTACTCCGGCACACACATATACGGCTTTCCGGCGCTCGACGGACCGCGGGGCGGCGTGAAAGTCGCCTTCGCTCGCAACGGGATCGCCTGTACGCCGGAGACCATCGATCGGGTGGTGCACGAGCGGGAAATCGGCGAGATTCAGGCGCGGGTGGCCGAGGTGTTGCCGGCGCTGGCGGGCAAGTGCGTGCGCGCCGCGACGTGCATGTACTCCAACAGTCCCGACCGGCACTTCGTGATCGGGTGCCACCCGCAAGGCGCCGACATCATCATGGCGTGCGGATTCTCCGGACATGGCTTCAAATTCGTTCCGGTGGTTGGCGAGATCCTTGCCGACCTTGCCATCGACGGAGCCACCGACCACCCCATCGGGTTGTTCGACCCGCTGCGACCGCGCCCCGCGTGA
- a CDS encoding class I SAM-dependent methyltransferase, producing MATTDFDIDTMPRGGPDASWLDRRLQTDRLEYLDRDDVDHLKRKVVRSMERVGRTFGVHKALARITLDEVADIPEPKILELGAGHGGLSRALLEMHPTAHVTVTDIEPTSVAAIAAGDLGKHPRAEVREMDATAIDAPDGCYDLAVFALSLHHLPPAQASRVFAEGTRVADKLLIVDLRRPRPLRHITKLAVRLPFTPVRPVQHDGFISSLRAYSPSALLALARHADPAITVELRGGPFRPQIALASRLRSRQ from the coding sequence ATGGCTACCACGGACTTCGACATCGACACCATGCCGCGCGGCGGACCGGACGCGTCGTGGCTGGATCGGCGACTGCAGACCGATCGCCTGGAATACCTCGATCGCGACGACGTCGACCACCTGAAACGAAAAGTGGTCCGCTCTATGGAGCGCGTCGGAAGGACTTTCGGTGTGCACAAGGCGTTGGCGCGCATCACGCTCGACGAGGTGGCCGACATACCCGAGCCCAAGATTCTCGAACTCGGGGCCGGCCACGGCGGGCTATCACGGGCGCTGCTGGAGATGCATCCCACCGCCCACGTCACGGTCACCGACATCGAGCCCACGTCGGTGGCCGCCATCGCCGCCGGTGACCTGGGCAAGCACCCGCGCGCGGAGGTCCGCGAGATGGACGCCACCGCGATCGACGCGCCGGATGGGTGCTACGACCTCGCCGTGTTCGCGTTGTCGTTGCATCACCTGCCACCGGCGCAGGCCTCTCGGGTGTTCGCCGAGGGAACCCGCGTCGCAGACAAACTGCTGATCGTCGATTTGCGGCGCCCGCGCCCACTACGGCACATCACGAAGTTGGCGGTGAGGCTGCCGTTCACACCGGTGAGACCGGTACAGCACGACGGGTTCATCAGCTCGCTGCGCGCCTACAGCCCCTCGGCGCTGCTGGCGCTTGCCCGCCACGCCGATCCGGCGATCACGGTCGAGCTGCGCGGCGGGCCATTCAGACCCCAGATCGCGCTGGCCAGCCGGCTGCGCAGCCGTCAGTAA